A genomic window from Sparus aurata chromosome 14, fSpaAur1.1, whole genome shotgun sequence includes:
- the ppp1r12a gene encoding protein phosphatase 1 regulatory subunit 12A isoform X1: MKMADAKQKRNEQLKRWLGSETDLEPPILKKKKTKVKFDDGAVFLAACSSGDTEEVLRMLDRGADINYANVDGLTALHQACIDDNVDMVTFLVEHGAGINQPDNEGWIPLHAAASCGYLDIAEYLISQGASVGVVNSEGETPLDIAEEEAMEELLQNEINRQGVDIEAARKEEERVMLRDARQWLNSGQIQDVRHAKSGGTSLHVAAAKGYVEVLKLLIQAGYDVNIKDYDGWTPLHAASHWGKEEACRILVENLCDMDLINKMGQTAFDVADEDVLGYLEELQKKQNLLMSGKKDVKKSPLIETTTTGDNNQSLKPLKSKETLLLEPEKSAPRIETLEPEKVDEEEEGKKDESSCSSEEEEDEDSESENEADKSKPSASVSNSTTPTTTSITVSPPTSPTNQVTTPTSPVKKTAQPAGKVSAKVTEEERKDESPSSWRLGLRKTGSYGALAEITATKEAQKEKDTTGVMRSASSPRLSSSLDNKDKEKEKDKGTRLAYVAPTIPRRLASTSDIDEKENRDSTALIRSGSYTRRRWDDDLKNSEGSASTNRTPSYQRSTSHTLALGRSGSTRDVPAKSSSTSSLDPNTCNTKPWQPPTSHYQSYSIYRSGSFGRRHEDLGSSTTSSSTTTTTSSSVTSPTGHRGLLSSLGSSSTRTGSTSLTSRYWSEESAEREKEKEKESAAVIPTINTGSTTTTTSTTTTTATSTTTTGIVTGSERRRSYLTPVRDEESESQRKARSRQARQSRRSTQGVTLTDLQEAEKTIGRSRPGTKTREEEKEEKEKQDKEKQEEKKETETKEDDYRSKYRSFEERYRPSSSSSAISTASTASTPSYSSTSLSSSSSSLNRPNSLTGITSSYSRSSRDTEKETDRKDEEKEGEDKSQPRSIRDRRRPREKRRSTGVSFWTQDGDENDPDQQSDSEEGSTKGEPQSDRLSRNEVTSSLDRNDTLSSRGYGESRRTYSSRLDRDDTTDYKKLYEQILAENEKLKAQLRDTDLELADLKLQLEKATQRQERYADRSQLEMEKRERRALERKISEMEEELKNLPQVKQVQALRQVKERLQAENRALSRVLAKLSQSACSQLPTVDL, translated from the exons GCCTGCATAGACGACAATGTCGACATGGTGACTTTCCTGGTGGAGCATGGGGCCGGCATCAACCAGCCTGACAATGAGGGCTGGATCCCCCTCCACGCTGCAGCCTCCTGCGGCTACCTAGACATAGCAGA GTATCTCATCAGCCAGGGTGCCAGTGTAGGAGTAGTGAACAGTGAAGGTGAGACGCCTCTGGACATTGCTGAAGAGGAGGCAATGGAGGAGCTCCTGCAGAATGAGATCAACAGACAAG GCGTGGACATAGAGGCAGccaggaaggaggaggagcgggtCATGCTGAGGGATGCCCGGCAGTGGCTCAACAGCGGCCAGATCCAAGACGTCCGGCACGCCAAGTCAGGAGGAACGTCGCTCCATGTAGCTGCTGCGAAGGGATACGTTGAGGTTTTAAA GCTTTTAATCCAGGCAGGATATGATGTAAATATTAAGGACTACGATGGCTGGACTCCTCTACATGCAGCATCACACTGGGGCAAAGAGGAGGCATGTAGGATACTGGTGGAGAATCTATGTGACATGGACCTCATTAATAAAATG GGCCAGACAGCTTTTGATGTAGCAGATGAAGATGTTCTGGGTTACTTGGAAGAActacaaaagaaacaaaatctg CTGATGAGTGGCAAGAAAGACGTTAAGAAATCTCCTTTGATTGAAACAACAACCACCGGGGACAACAACCAATCACTGAAACCACTCAAGAG CAAAGAAACACTGCTTCTGGAGCCAGAAAAGAGCGCCCCACGCATCGAGACCTTAGAACCGGAGAAGgtggatgaagaagaggaggggaagaaggACGAGTCGAGCTGCTccagtgaagaagaggaggatgaagattcGGAGTCGGAGAATGAAGCAG ACAAGAGCAAGCCTTCAGCATCCGTGAGCAACAGCACGACGCCCACGACGACCAGCATCACCGTGTCACCTCCAACTAGCCCAACTAACCAGGTGACGACCCCCACTTCTCCAGTAAAGAAG ACTGCTCAGCCTGCTGGAAAGGTCTCTGCTAAAGTgaccgaggaggagaggaaggacgAGTCTCCATCGTCGTGGCGGCTGGGTTTGAGGAAGACGGGCAGCTACGGCGCGCTGGCGGAGATCACAGCTACCAAGGAGGCTCAGAAGGAAAAGGACACGACCGGGGTGATGCGCTCAGCCTCGAGCcctcgcctctcctcctccctggacaacaaagacaaagagaag GAAAAGGATAAAGGGACCCGACTTGCCTACGTGGCCCCCACCATCCCCAGGAGACTGGCCAGTACTTCAGACATTGACGAGAAGGAAAACAG GGACTCTACTGCTCTGATACGTAGTGGCTCATACACCCGGCGACGCTGGGACGACGACCTGAAGAACAGCGAAGGAAGCGCCTCCACCAACCGAACCCCCAGCTACCAGCGCAG CACGTCCCACACGCTAGCACTAGGGCGGAGCGGCAGCACGCGGGACGTGCCAGCCAAGTCTTCGTCCACCTCCAGCTTGGACCCTAACACCTGTAATACTAAACCCTGGCAGCCACCCACCTCCCACTACCAGTCTTACAGCATTTACCGCAG CGGCTCTTTTGGCAGAAGACACGAGGACCTGGGTTCCTcgaccacctcctcctccacgaccaccaccacctcctcatCTGTTACCTCGCCCACAGGCCATCGCGGCCTGCTCTCTAGCCtgggctcctcctccacccgcACTGGCTCCACCAGTCTCACCAGCAG GTACTGGTCAGAGGAGAGTGCAGAGAGggaaaaggagaaggagaaggagtctGCTGCAGTCATCCCCACTATAAACACTGGCTCTACTACGACCACCACATCTACCACTACCACCACTGCTACATCTACCACTACCACTGGCATTGTCACTGGCTCTGAAAGGCGCAG GTCATACCTAACGCCAGTGCGGGACGAGGAGTCAGAATCCCAGAGGAAAGCTCGCTCCAGACAGGCTCGACAGTCAAGGAGGTCCACCCAG GGTGTTACTCTGACTGACCTGCAAGAGGCTGAGAAAACAATCGGCAGGAGTCGTCCTGGCACAAAGACccgggaggaggagaaggaggagaaagagaagcaggacaaggagaagcaggaggagaagaaggagacgGAGACCAAGGAAGACGATTACCGATCGAAGTATCGCAGCTTTGAAGAG CGCTACCGAccttcgtcttcctcctccgccATTTCCACAGCCAGCACTGCCTCCACCCCGTCCTACTCTAGCACCTCTTTGTCCTCCAGTTCGAGCTCCCTCAACAGGCCTAACAGTCTGACGGGCATCACCTCCTCCTATAGCCGTTCCTCCAGAGATACAGAAAAAG AAACGGACAGAAAGgacgaggagaaggagggagaggacaaGTCTCAGCCCCGCTCCATCCGGGATCGCAGGCGGCCCCGCGAGAAGAGACGCTCCACTGGGGTCTCCTTCTGGACCCAAGAT ggTGATGAAAATGACCCTGACCAGCAGTCCGACTCAGAGGAGGGCAGCACCAAGGGAGAGCCACAG AGTGACAGATTGTCCAG GAACGAGGTCACTTCATCCTTAGATCGCAATGACACTCTTTCTAGCCGTGGCTACGGTGAGAGTCGGAGGACATACTCGAGCCGACTGGATAGAGACGACACCACTGATTATAAGAAG CTCTACGAGCAGATCTTAGCTGAGAACGAGAAGTTGAAGGCCCAGTTACGTGACACAGACCTGGAGCTGGCAGACTTGAAGCTACAACTAGAGAAGGCCACACAG AGGCAGGAACGCTATGCCGACCGATCACAGCTTGAGATGGAGAAAAGG GAAAGAAGAGCTCTAGAAAGGAAGATTTCTGAGATGGAGGAGGAACTTAAG AACCTCCCCCAGGTAAAGCAGGTTCAGGCCCTGCGGCAGGTTAAAGAGCGGCTGCAGGCTGAGAACCGGGCCCTGTCCCGCGTGTTGGCAAAGCTCTCGCAGTCCGCCTGCAGCCAGCTGCCCACCGTCGACCTCTAA
- the ppp1r12a gene encoding protein phosphatase 1 regulatory subunit 12A isoform X3, giving the protein MKMADAKQKRNEQLKRWLGSETDLEPPILKKKKTKVKFDDGAVFLAACSSGDTEEVLRMLDRGADINYANVDGLTALHQACIDDNVDMVTFLVEHGAGINQPDNEGWIPLHAAASCGYLDIAEYLISQGASVGVVNSEGETPLDIAEEEAMEELLQNEINRQGVDIEAARKEEERVMLRDARQWLNSGQIQDVRHAKSGGTSLHVAAAKGYVEVLKLLIQAGYDVNIKDYDGWTPLHAASHWGKEEACRILVENLCDMDLINKMGQTAFDVADEDVLGYLEELQKKQNLLMSGKKDVKKSPLIETTTTGDNNQSLKPLKSKETLLLEPEKSAPRIETLEPEKVDEEEEGKKDESSCSSEEEEDEDSESENEADKSKPSASVSNSTTPTTTSITVSPPTSPTNQVTTPTSPVKKTAQPAGKVSAKVTEEERKDESPSSWRLGLRKTGSYGALAEITATKEAQKEKDTTGVMRSASSPRLSSSLDNKDKEKEKDKGTRLAYVAPTIPRRLASTSDIDEKENRDSTALIRSGSYTRRRWDDDLKNSEGSASTNRTPSYQRSTSHTLALGRSGSTRDVPAKSSSTSSLDPNTCNTKPWQPPTSHYQSYSIYRSGSFGRRHEDLGSSTTSSSTTTTTSSSVTSPTGHRGLLSSLGSSSTRTGSTSLTSRYWSEESAEREKEKEKESAAVIPTINTGSTTTTTSTTTTTATSTTTTGIVTGSERRRSYLTPVRDEESESQRKARSRQARQSRRSTQGVTLTDLQEAEKTIGRSRPGTKTREEEKEEKEKQDKEKQEEKKETETKEDDYRSKYRSFEERYRPSSSSSAISTASTASTPSYSSTSLSSSSSSLNRPNSLTGITSSYSRSSRDTEKETDRKDEEKEGEDKSQPRSIRDRRRPREKRRSTGVSFWTQDGDENDPDQQSDSEEGSTKGEPQSDRLSRNEVTSSLDRNDTLSSRGYGESRRTYSSRLDRDDTTDYKKLYEQILAENEKLKAQLRDTDLELADLKLQLEKATQRQERYADRSQLEMEKRERRALERKISEMEEELKMLPDLKADNQRLKDENGALIRVISKLSK; this is encoded by the exons GCCTGCATAGACGACAATGTCGACATGGTGACTTTCCTGGTGGAGCATGGGGCCGGCATCAACCAGCCTGACAATGAGGGCTGGATCCCCCTCCACGCTGCAGCCTCCTGCGGCTACCTAGACATAGCAGA GTATCTCATCAGCCAGGGTGCCAGTGTAGGAGTAGTGAACAGTGAAGGTGAGACGCCTCTGGACATTGCTGAAGAGGAGGCAATGGAGGAGCTCCTGCAGAATGAGATCAACAGACAAG GCGTGGACATAGAGGCAGccaggaaggaggaggagcgggtCATGCTGAGGGATGCCCGGCAGTGGCTCAACAGCGGCCAGATCCAAGACGTCCGGCACGCCAAGTCAGGAGGAACGTCGCTCCATGTAGCTGCTGCGAAGGGATACGTTGAGGTTTTAAA GCTTTTAATCCAGGCAGGATATGATGTAAATATTAAGGACTACGATGGCTGGACTCCTCTACATGCAGCATCACACTGGGGCAAAGAGGAGGCATGTAGGATACTGGTGGAGAATCTATGTGACATGGACCTCATTAATAAAATG GGCCAGACAGCTTTTGATGTAGCAGATGAAGATGTTCTGGGTTACTTGGAAGAActacaaaagaaacaaaatctg CTGATGAGTGGCAAGAAAGACGTTAAGAAATCTCCTTTGATTGAAACAACAACCACCGGGGACAACAACCAATCACTGAAACCACTCAAGAG CAAAGAAACACTGCTTCTGGAGCCAGAAAAGAGCGCCCCACGCATCGAGACCTTAGAACCGGAGAAGgtggatgaagaagaggaggggaagaaggACGAGTCGAGCTGCTccagtgaagaagaggaggatgaagattcGGAGTCGGAGAATGAAGCAG ACAAGAGCAAGCCTTCAGCATCCGTGAGCAACAGCACGACGCCCACGACGACCAGCATCACCGTGTCACCTCCAACTAGCCCAACTAACCAGGTGACGACCCCCACTTCTCCAGTAAAGAAG ACTGCTCAGCCTGCTGGAAAGGTCTCTGCTAAAGTgaccgaggaggagaggaaggacgAGTCTCCATCGTCGTGGCGGCTGGGTTTGAGGAAGACGGGCAGCTACGGCGCGCTGGCGGAGATCACAGCTACCAAGGAGGCTCAGAAGGAAAAGGACACGACCGGGGTGATGCGCTCAGCCTCGAGCcctcgcctctcctcctccctggacaacaaagacaaagagaag GAAAAGGATAAAGGGACCCGACTTGCCTACGTGGCCCCCACCATCCCCAGGAGACTGGCCAGTACTTCAGACATTGACGAGAAGGAAAACAG GGACTCTACTGCTCTGATACGTAGTGGCTCATACACCCGGCGACGCTGGGACGACGACCTGAAGAACAGCGAAGGAAGCGCCTCCACCAACCGAACCCCCAGCTACCAGCGCAG CACGTCCCACACGCTAGCACTAGGGCGGAGCGGCAGCACGCGGGACGTGCCAGCCAAGTCTTCGTCCACCTCCAGCTTGGACCCTAACACCTGTAATACTAAACCCTGGCAGCCACCCACCTCCCACTACCAGTCTTACAGCATTTACCGCAG CGGCTCTTTTGGCAGAAGACACGAGGACCTGGGTTCCTcgaccacctcctcctccacgaccaccaccacctcctcatCTGTTACCTCGCCCACAGGCCATCGCGGCCTGCTCTCTAGCCtgggctcctcctccacccgcACTGGCTCCACCAGTCTCACCAGCAG GTACTGGTCAGAGGAGAGTGCAGAGAGggaaaaggagaaggagaaggagtctGCTGCAGTCATCCCCACTATAAACACTGGCTCTACTACGACCACCACATCTACCACTACCACCACTGCTACATCTACCACTACCACTGGCATTGTCACTGGCTCTGAAAGGCGCAG GTCATACCTAACGCCAGTGCGGGACGAGGAGTCAGAATCCCAGAGGAAAGCTCGCTCCAGACAGGCTCGACAGTCAAGGAGGTCCACCCAG GGTGTTACTCTGACTGACCTGCAAGAGGCTGAGAAAACAATCGGCAGGAGTCGTCCTGGCACAAAGACccgggaggaggagaaggaggagaaagagaagcaggacaaggagaagcaggaggagaagaaggagacgGAGACCAAGGAAGACGATTACCGATCGAAGTATCGCAGCTTTGAAGAG CGCTACCGAccttcgtcttcctcctccgccATTTCCACAGCCAGCACTGCCTCCACCCCGTCCTACTCTAGCACCTCTTTGTCCTCCAGTTCGAGCTCCCTCAACAGGCCTAACAGTCTGACGGGCATCACCTCCTCCTATAGCCGTTCCTCCAGAGATACAGAAAAAG AAACGGACAGAAAGgacgaggagaaggagggagaggacaaGTCTCAGCCCCGCTCCATCCGGGATCGCAGGCGGCCCCGCGAGAAGAGACGCTCCACTGGGGTCTCCTTCTGGACCCAAGAT ggTGATGAAAATGACCCTGACCAGCAGTCCGACTCAGAGGAGGGCAGCACCAAGGGAGAGCCACAG AGTGACAGATTGTCCAG GAACGAGGTCACTTCATCCTTAGATCGCAATGACACTCTTTCTAGCCGTGGCTACGGTGAGAGTCGGAGGACATACTCGAGCCGACTGGATAGAGACGACACCACTGATTATAAGAAG CTCTACGAGCAGATCTTAGCTGAGAACGAGAAGTTGAAGGCCCAGTTACGTGACACAGACCTGGAGCTGGCAGACTTGAAGCTACAACTAGAGAAGGCCACACAG AGGCAGGAACGCTATGCCGACCGATCACAGCTTGAGATGGAGAAAAGG GAAAGAAGAGCTCTAGAAAGGAAGATTTCTGAGATGGAGGAGGAACTTAAG ATGCTCCCAGACTTGAAAGCAGACAACCAGAGACTAAAGGACGAGAACGGAGCGCTCATTCGAGTCATTAGCAAGCTTTCCAAGTAG